One region of Zingiber officinale cultivar Zhangliang chromosome 7B, Zo_v1.1, whole genome shotgun sequence genomic DNA includes:
- the LOC122005582 gene encoding cytokinin dehydrogenase 6-like produces MLPPFLLAIFLATGLLPWPEAEAFASALLAVDDETALQFSSDFGRLAPPAPPAAVLRPSSPDDIADLLRLASSSSRPFAVAARGNGHSIRGQALVPGGVVVDMAALGRGDHSRINVSASPAYVDAGGEQLWIDVLLATLEHGLTPRSWTDYLHLTVGGTLSNAGVSGQAFRHGPQISNVHEVDIITGRGEMVTCSRDVNSDLFYGVLGGLGQLGIITRARIAVEPAPTRVRWVRLIYTDFTAFIDDQERLISITDGTGFDYVEGSLLMDQTTTLINNWRSSFFSGDDSEKIKKLASQFGGAIYCLEAAVYYNEPVTDAVDEKLASLLRKLRFVSGFAFAVDATYLAFLDRVREGELRLRAVGLWDVPHPWLNLFVPKSAMHVFESGVFKGILKTNNSPGPVLIYPVNKNKWDERMSAVTPNEEIFYSIGLLRSATSGEWQELERQNEEILGFCHELGIELKQYLPHYTEQSDWARHFGHKWDKFVELKKRYDPKAILSPGQQIFTPDHADGQDLNIIDHLSVNSLLITNFDNN; encoded by the exons ATGCTGCCACCTTTCCTACTTGCCATTTTCTTAGCCACCGGCCTTCTTCCATGGCCGGAGGCGGAGGCCTTCGCTTCGGCCCTTCTTGCCGTGGACGACGAGACCGCGCTTCAATTTTCCTCCGACTTCGGCCGCCTCGCGCCCCCAGCCCCTCCCGCCGCCGTCCTGCGCCCCTCCTCCCCCGATGACATCGCGGACTTGCTCCGCCTCGCTTCCTCCTCCTCGCGCCCTTTCGCCGTGGCCGCGCGAGGCAACGGGCACTCCATCCGCGGCCAGGCCCTCGTCCCCGGCGGCGTGGTCGTCGACATGGCCGCCCTCGGCCGCGGCGACCACAGCCGGATCAACGTGTCCGCCTCGCCGGCGTACGTCGACGCCGGCGGCGAGCAATTGTGGATCGATGTCCTGCTCGCGACGCTCGAGCACGGCCTCACGCCGCGCTCGTGGACCGACTATCTCCACCTCACTGTTGGCGGGACACTCTCTAACGCCGGCGTCAGCGGCCAAGCCTTCCGCCACGGCCCACAAATTTCCAACGTCCACGAAGTAGATATCATCACCG GAAGAGGCGAGATGGTGACGTGCTCGCGCGACGTGAACTCGGATCTCTTCTACGGCGTTCTCGGCGGACTCGGTCAGCTCGGGATCATAACTCGTGCTCGGATCGCGGTCGAGCCGGCTCCGACTCGGGTCCGATGGGTGCGCCTCATCTACACCGACTTCACGGCATTCATCGACGACCAGGAACGCCTGATCTCGATCACCGACGGGACGGGGTTCGACTACGTCGAGGGATCTCTTCTGATGGACCAGACGACGACCCTGATCAACAACTGGCGTTCTTCCTTTTTCTCAGGCGACGACTCGGAGAAGATAAAGAAACTGGCCTCCCAGTTCGGCGGCGCGATCTACTGCCTGGAAGCAGCTGTTTACTACAACGAACCGGTGACGGACGCAGTGGATGAG AAACTCGCTTCGTTGCTGAGAAAGCTGCGCTTCGTCTCCGGCTTCGCCTTCGCCGTCGACGCCACCTACCTCGCCTTCCTCGACCGGGTCCGCGAGGGCGAGCTCCGGCTGCGGGCGGTGGGGCTGTGGGACGTGCCCCACCCCTGGCTCAACCTATTCGTGCCCAAGTCGGCCATGCACGTGTTCGAATCCGGAGTATTTAAGGGGATCCTGAAGACCAATAATTCGCCAGGACCAGTCTTGATCTACCCCGTGAACAAGAACAA GTGGGACGAGAGGATGTCGGCTGTGACCCCAAACGAAGAGATCTTCTACTCGATAGGGCTGCTGAGGTCCGCCACGTCAGGCGAGTGGCAGGAGCTAGAGAGGCAAAACGAGGAGATCTTGGGATTCTGCCATGAACTAGGGATTGAGCTCAAGCAATACTTGCCGCATTACACTGAGCAGAGTGACTGGGCCAGGCACTTCGGCCACAAATGGGACAAGTTTGTCGAGTTGAAGAAGAGATACGATCCCAAAGCTATCTTATCACCTGGCCAACAGATTTTCACACCAGATCATGCTGATGGTCAGGACCTGAATATCATTGATCATCTCAGTGTAAATTCATTATTAATTACTaattttgacaataattaa